In Archangium violaceum, the following are encoded in one genomic region:
- a CDS encoding SPFH domain-containing protein, producing MNEQKQNEEKQGEPKQDERKRGEVLARMVSLAGEAARGMVSRVRWLIYAERGRRVMTGLAVTGVVAGVVVAQPVCMIEPGEVGIRVNRLTGTVSELHEGWSLLVPQVHRLSRYSLKDQTYAPTRSARATDPAPFQSVEGLSIGVEVNIRYVLDPERIQTLAARLPENVGRDIIEPVIDGVLRRHFAQHTVREIFSTQRVQIQKDISAELAPLLAADGVLVRSVTLGNVDLPQQYRTGMEALLAEELNAEKMRYTLDLKDKQVKQSALEAEADKVRREKAAEAAGNEEVIAAKAKAEAMRHVLPFKEKEIEQRRLEAEAAKVSRLTLATAEAEAHRIEAAGEADARRKLAESDAYRVEVTGKAASEQLARDAELITRNPLLIQKTLADKLSDKIQVIIAPPQAGGFIAGNLLGQPQGATPAKALASSEPSIQEE from the coding sequence ATGAACGAGCAGAAGCAGAACGAAGAGAAGCAGGGCGAGCCGAAGCAGGACGAGCGGAAGCGGGGCGAGGTCCTCGCGAGGATGGTGTCGCTGGCCGGCGAGGCCGCGCGCGGGATGGTCAGCCGGGTCCGGTGGCTCATCTACGCCGAGCGGGGCCGCCGGGTGATGACCGGGCTGGCGGTGACGGGCGTCGTGGCCGGGGTGGTGGTCGCCCAGCCCGTCTGCATGATCGAGCCGGGCGAGGTGGGCATCCGGGTCAACCGGCTCACCGGTACCGTCTCCGAGCTCCACGAGGGCTGGTCCTTGTTGGTGCCCCAGGTGCACCGGCTCAGCCGCTACAGCCTGAAGGACCAGACCTATGCGCCCACCAGGAGCGCCCGTGCCACGGATCCGGCCCCCTTCCAGTCCGTGGAGGGCCTGTCCATCGGCGTCGAGGTCAACATCCGCTACGTGCTCGACCCGGAGCGCATCCAGACCCTGGCCGCCCGGCTCCCGGAGAACGTGGGCCGCGACATCATCGAGCCCGTCATCGACGGCGTGCTGCGCCGCCACTTCGCCCAGCACACCGTCCGGGAGATCTTCTCCACCCAGCGGGTGCAGATCCAGAAGGACATCTCCGCGGAGCTCGCGCCCCTGCTGGCCGCCGATGGCGTCCTCGTCCGCTCCGTCACCCTGGGCAACGTGGACCTGCCCCAACAGTACCGCACCGGCATGGAGGCGCTGCTCGCCGAGGAGCTGAACGCGGAGAAGATGCGCTACACGCTCGACCTCAAGGACAAGCAGGTCAAGCAGTCCGCGCTGGAGGCCGAGGCCGACAAGGTCCGGCGCGAGAAGGCCGCCGAGGCCGCGGGCAACGAGGAGGTCATCGCCGCCAAGGCCAAGGCCGAGGCCATGCGTCACGTCCTTCCCTTCAAGGAGAAGGAGATCGAACAGCGGCGCCTGGAGGCCGAGGCCGCCAAGGTCTCCCGCCTCACCCTGGCCACCGCCGAGGCCGAGGCGCACCGCATCGAGGCCGCTGGCGAGGCCGATGCCCGGCGCAAGCTCGCCGAGTCCGACGCCTACCGCGTGGAGGTCACCGGCAAGGCGGCCTCCGAGCAGCTCGCCCGCGACGCCGAGCTCATCACCCGCAACCCGCTGCTCATCCAGAAGACGCTGGCCGACAAGCTGTCCGACAAGATCCAGGTCATCATCGCGCCGCCGCAGGCGGGCGGGTTCATCGCCGGCAACCTGCTGGGACAGCCTCAGGGCGCGACCCCGGCCAAGGCCCTGGCCAGCTCCGAGCCGTCCATCCAGGAGGAGTAG